From the Hyphomicrobium sp. ghe19 genome, one window contains:
- a CDS encoding Kdo hydroxylase family protein → MLSGNPSLEIFSASIWNDSFAPEDQRRAVNSLEDGRILYFRHLSFQLDEPERFLLATSWSNQKAKNISLDPNEGKLRGTKVEGPDSDQLTAMMRRYASYTQQFMQLLLPGYAPRLQLGRTSFRPQEIEGREPASYRKDDRRLHLDTFPSRPCRGARILRVFTNINPAGKPRQWLVGEPFEAFAERFLPSVRPAVPGLSRIEYALGITKKPRTPYDHIMLQLHDRAKGDARYQREAPRQEVAFEAGSTWVVFTDQVAHAATRGQFALEQTFELPVAAQQRPDRSPLRVLERMTGRSLAPATN, encoded by the coding sequence ATGCTTTCAGGGAATCCGTCGCTCGAAATTTTTAGCGCTTCCATCTGGAATGACTCGTTCGCGCCTGAAGATCAGCGCCGGGCAGTCAACAGCTTGGAAGACGGCCGCATCCTTTATTTCAGACACCTTTCGTTTCAGCTCGATGAGCCGGAAAGATTTCTGCTGGCGACATCCTGGTCCAACCAGAAGGCAAAAAACATCAGCCTCGATCCGAACGAAGGCAAGTTGCGCGGCACGAAGGTCGAGGGACCGGACAGCGATCAACTGACGGCGATGATGCGGCGGTATGCATCTTACACGCAGCAATTCATGCAATTGCTGTTGCCTGGGTACGCTCCACGTCTGCAACTCGGGCGAACCAGCTTTCGGCCGCAGGAGATCGAAGGCAGAGAACCCGCCTCCTATCGCAAAGATGATCGGCGCTTGCATCTCGACACATTTCCTTCGCGGCCGTGCCGGGGAGCGCGCATCTTGCGCGTGTTCACCAACATAAATCCTGCCGGCAAACCGCGCCAATGGCTGGTGGGAGAACCTTTCGAAGCATTCGCCGAACGGTTTCTACCGAGCGTGAGACCGGCGGTGCCCGGCCTTTCGCGCATCGAGTATGCGCTCGGCATCACCAAAAAGCCGAGAACACCTTACGATCACATCATGCTGCAATTGCATGACCGCGCTAAAGGCGACGCACGCTATCAGCGCGAGGCGCCACGCCAGGAGGTCGCCTTCGAAGCAGGTAGCACCTGGGTCGTTTTCACGGATCAGGTTGCGCACGCCGCAACGAGAGGCCAATTCGCATTGGAGCAAACGTTTGAGCTCCCGGTCGCAGCACAACAGCGGCCTGACCGGTCTCCTCTGCGCGTTCTCGAACGCATGACCGGCCGCTCGCTCGCGCCGGCAACGAACTGA
- the ykgO gene encoding type B 50S ribosomal protein L36, with protein sequence MKVRNSLKSLRSRHRDNRVVRRKGRVYVINKTHRRFKARQG encoded by the coding sequence ATGAAAGTTAGAAACTCTTTGAAGTCCCTGCGCTCACGGCACCGCGATAACCGCGTGGTCCGCCGCAAAGGCCGGGTTTACGTCATCAACAAGACTCACCGTCGCTTCAAGGCCCGCCAGGGTTGA
- a CDS encoding tetratricopeptide repeat protein, producing the protein MKTQPFPEVPAPPARPREELPAVKKKSPPVAPSPGAAASQKGEPGMMGLPWPKTPEETAKTLDNLYAFLATESDHRQGGEIGAAIERLWRLEGGDTVNLLIDRGEIFSSRNENEKAMPFLDAAVELAPEYAEAWSHRAYVEYRLNNYTAALGDLRRALAIEPNHFRALDGMAKILVLMGEKKAALEVYDQLLKVHPNIEGAETARDKLKKEIQGQGI; encoded by the coding sequence TTGAAGACCCAGCCTTTCCCCGAAGTCCCGGCCCCGCCGGCGCGGCCGCGCGAGGAGCTGCCTGCCGTAAAGAAGAAGTCGCCGCCGGTCGCGCCTTCGCCCGGTGCTGCCGCAAGCCAAAAGGGCGAACCCGGCATGATGGGCTTGCCCTGGCCGAAGACGCCGGAAGAAACCGCCAAGACTCTCGACAACCTTTACGCCTTTCTCGCAACCGAGAGCGACCATCGCCAGGGGGGCGAAATCGGTGCCGCCATTGAGCGGCTGTGGCGGCTCGAAGGTGGCGACACCGTCAACCTGCTCATCGATCGCGGGGAGATTTTCTCTTCTCGAAACGAGAACGAGAAGGCGATGCCGTTCCTGGACGCGGCGGTGGAACTCGCGCCCGAATACGCCGAGGCGTGGAGCCATCGCGCCTATGTCGAATACCGGCTGAACAATTACACGGCTGCGCTGGGCGATCTCCGGCGTGCGCTCGCTATCGAGCCGAACCACTTTCGGGCGTTGGACGGGATGGCGAAGATTCTCGTTCTGATGGGCGAGAAGAAGGCCGCGCTCGAGGTCTACGACCAGCTTCTCAAGGTGCACCCCAACATCGAAGGCGCCGAGACCGCGCGCGATAAGCTCAAGAAAGAAATTCAGGGCCAGGGGATTTGA
- a CDS encoding TAXI family TRAP transporter solute-binding subunit, with protein sequence MRSRFVRFQLRDLLLIMVPVLIAVAGATWITFRFAHPAPPDTLVLSAAAAGSPYYRYAERYRAVFERNGVKLEIRESGGSLANLKSLSDPGSGVDAAFVQGGLASSKDTHGLLSLGRVAYEPLWVFYTGSTPLERLTELKGKRILVGPAGSGTNRLALRLLAANGITNETATLINHELPDYVDLLAKGDADAGFLVLAPEAKTIQRLLRTPDIHFMSFANADAYAQRFPFLSRLVLRQGVVDFADNVPHSDTTLISTTVAVVVRESLHPALINLLAQALQEVHGQSTVNDAGEVQLFQSAGEFPTANDPEFAFSDEARRVYRSGAPLLQRYVPFWVATTVDRLMISLVVLVPILIPLLRFAPQIYDWRIRRRIIHWYGELKRLESAAKSATTSEERAAKLRDLEMIEAAVDNLPIPLGFADRLYQLRQHIELARRRLTFAGRF encoded by the coding sequence ATGCGATCTAGATTTGTGCGCTTCCAGCTCCGCGATTTGCTGCTGATCATGGTGCCGGTGCTGATAGCCGTCGCAGGCGCCACCTGGATTACCTTTCGTTTCGCCCATCCGGCGCCGCCCGATACTCTTGTGCTATCCGCGGCTGCTGCCGGCAGCCCCTATTATCGTTATGCCGAGCGGTACCGGGCGGTCTTTGAACGCAACGGCGTCAAGCTCGAAATCCGCGAATCTGGCGGATCGCTGGCCAATCTCAAATCTTTATCTGACCCCGGCTCTGGCGTGGACGCGGCCTTCGTCCAAGGCGGACTTGCCTCAAGCAAAGACACGCATGGGTTGCTGTCCCTCGGGCGCGTCGCGTACGAGCCGCTTTGGGTTTTCTATACCGGCAGCACGCCGCTTGAGCGGCTAACCGAGCTCAAAGGCAAGCGCATACTGGTCGGCCCTGCTGGCAGTGGAACCAATAGGCTGGCGTTGCGGCTCCTTGCGGCCAACGGCATCACCAATGAAACGGCGACGCTGATCAATCACGAGCTACCGGATTATGTCGACCTGCTCGCCAAGGGAGATGCGGACGCGGGCTTTCTCGTGCTCGCGCCAGAGGCGAAGACGATCCAGCGGCTGCTGAGAACTCCCGACATTCACTTTATGAGTTTTGCGAACGCTGATGCTTACGCCCAGCGCTTCCCATTCCTTTCACGACTCGTATTGCGGCAGGGCGTCGTCGACTTCGCGGACAATGTCCCTCATAGCGACACCACGCTCATCTCGACGACCGTAGCTGTAGTGGTGCGGGAGAGCCTGCACCCTGCACTTATCAACCTCCTGGCCCAGGCCCTGCAGGAGGTGCATGGACAGTCGACGGTCAACGATGCCGGCGAAGTGCAATTGTTTCAGAGCGCCGGCGAATTCCCGACGGCCAATGATCCCGAATTCGCATTTTCCGATGAGGCACGCCGGGTTTACCGCTCGGGAGCTCCGCTTCTTCAACGCTACGTGCCGTTTTGGGTGGCAACGACTGTCGATCGCTTGATGATTTCTCTTGTGGTCTTGGTGCCAATTCTCATTCCGCTGCTGCGCTTCGCGCCCCAGATTTATGATTGGCGCATTCGCCGCCGCATCATCCATTGGTATGGAGAACTCAAGCGTTTGGAGTCCGCCGCCAAGAGCGCAACAACCTCCGAGGAACGCGCCGCAAAGTTGCGAGATCTCGAGATGATCGAAGCGGCTGTCGACAACCTGCCAATTCCGCTTGGCTTTGCTGACCGGCTGTATCAATTGCGCCAACACATTGAACTGGCGCGCCGCCGCCTGACGTTCGCCGGACGGTTCTGA
- the pyk gene encoding pyruvate kinase translates to MRRNRRVKIVATLGPASAAPEMIERLFLAGVDVFRINMSHSTHDGSKTLYNAVRACAARHRHPIGILADLQGPKFRIGNFETGRVNVATKSIFKFDRDETLGTEERVHLPHAQIFEAIQPGHMLVLDDGKLKMRVVETTPVQIKAEVLTGGMLASRKGISMPDTLLRISPLTEKDKADLAHALKLGVDWVALSFVQRAEDVHDVRKMIGTRAAILSKIEKPSAVADLEEVIAASDAIMVARGDLGVEMPVEKVPGIQKRITRLSRAAGKPVIIATQMLESMISSPMPTRAEVSDVATAVFDGADAIMLSAESAVGQYPVEAIQMMDKIAVEVEHDPVYEPMLYATQTEPQPTGADAIAAAASAIADTVRLGAIVCYTATGSTVLRVTRERPGIPVIGLTPIESTARRLALVWGVHTILTGDPENLSHMVRKACRIAFEEGLVKAREGILITAGIPLGSPGATNMIRIAFVDESGAPIAEEV, encoded by the coding sequence ATGAGACGTAATAGGCGGGTCAAGATTGTAGCGACGCTAGGACCCGCGTCTGCTGCACCGGAAATGATCGAGCGGCTCTTTCTTGCGGGCGTCGACGTTTTCCGCATTAACATGAGCCACTCCACGCATGATGGCTCCAAGACGCTTTACAATGCCGTCCGTGCCTGCGCCGCGCGCCATCGCCACCCGATCGGCATTCTCGCCGATCTCCAGGGCCCTAAATTCCGCATCGGCAATTTCGAGACCGGCCGTGTGAACGTCGCGACGAAATCGATCTTCAAGTTTGATCGCGACGAGACGCTCGGAACCGAAGAGCGCGTTCATCTGCCCCACGCTCAGATATTCGAGGCGATCCAGCCCGGCCACATGCTCGTTCTCGACGACGGCAAGCTGAAAATGCGCGTCGTCGAAACGACGCCTGTACAGATCAAAGCCGAAGTCCTGACTGGCGGAATGCTGGCAAGCCGCAAGGGCATCTCGATGCCCGATACGCTGCTGCGGATCAGTCCGCTCACAGAGAAAGATAAGGCCGACCTCGCGCACGCGCTGAAGCTCGGCGTCGATTGGGTTGCACTGTCGTTCGTCCAGCGCGCCGAAGACGTCCACGACGTCAGGAAAATGATCGGCACCCGTGCCGCCATCCTGTCCAAAATCGAAAAGCCCTCAGCCGTCGCCGACCTCGAGGAAGTCATCGCGGCATCGGATGCCATCATGGTCGCGCGCGGCGATCTCGGCGTCGAGATGCCCGTCGAGAAAGTTCCAGGCATTCAGAAGCGGATTACGCGTCTGTCACGGGCAGCCGGCAAGCCCGTCATCATCGCGACGCAGATGCTCGAAAGCATGATCTCCTCCCCCATGCCGACGCGCGCGGAAGTCTCAGACGTCGCAACCGCCGTGTTCGACGGGGCCGACGCGATCATGCTTTCGGCGGAAAGCGCCGTTGGCCAATATCCCGTCGAAGCCATCCAGATGATGGACAAGATCGCCGTCGAGGTTGAGCACGATCCGGTTTACGAGCCTATGCTCTACGCAACGCAGACGGAGCCGCAGCCGACGGGCGCCGACGCGATTGCCGCCGCCGCGTCCGCCATCGCCGATACAGTCCGCCTCGGCGCGATCGTTTGCTATACGGCGACCGGCTCGACGGTTCTCCGCGTAACGCGCGAACGCCCGGGCATTCCGGTCATCGGCCTAACGCCGATCGAGTCGACCGCGCGGCGCTTGGCCCTCGTCTGGGGCGTGCACACGATCCTGACCGGCGATCCGGAGAATCTTTCGCACATGGTCAGGAAAGCCTGCCGCATCGCGTTCGAGGAAGGTCTCGTCAAAGCCCGCGAAGGCATCCTCATCACGGCAGGTATTCCGCTCGGAAGCCCCGGCGCAACGAACATGATCCGCATCGCCTTCGTCGACGAATCCGGCGCACCGATCGCTGAAGAGGTCTAA
- a CDS encoding DUF1036 domain-containing protein, producing the protein MRTLRRNFALSLGFCLYATAAHADLKLCNATSSRVGVAIGYQDTSGWATEGWWNIASQTCETLLKGALPSRFIYVHAVDYDRGGEWGGKNDMCTTEKSFAIRGVQDCAKRGYKRTGFFEVDTGEAKEWTIRLTDPGQGKADK; encoded by the coding sequence ATGCGCACTCTCCGACGGAACTTTGCGCTTTCATTGGGCTTTTGCCTCTATGCGACGGCCGCTCACGCCGACCTGAAGCTATGCAACGCCACGTCAAGCCGGGTCGGCGTCGCAATCGGCTATCAGGACACGTCGGGCTGGGCGACGGAGGGCTGGTGGAACATAGCCTCGCAGACCTGCGAAACTCTTCTGAAAGGCGCGCTTCCGAGCCGCTTCATTTATGTGCACGCCGTTGACTACGATCGCGGTGGCGAATGGGGCGGCAAGAACGATATGTGCACGACTGAAAAATCCTTCGCCATCAGGGGTGTTCAGGATTGCGCGAAACGCGGATATAAGCGCACGGGTTTTTTTGAAGTCGATACCGGCGAAGCAAAAGAGTGGACCATCCGCCTCACTGATCCCGGGCAAGGAAAAGCAGACAAATGA
- a CDS encoding glycerate kinase, with translation MNDGSNGGVRETLSTLFEAAHRTAHPSVCLPAHLPPVPKGGRIIVIGAGKGSAAMAVAAEAHYIATGHDNKISGLISTRHGFGLPTGIIKILEAGHPVPDANSIVGAERAIALAKSAGPNDLVLCLLSGGASAIWSAPVQGVSFEAKQALTKQLLKSGAPISEMNCVRKHLSEVKGGKLAAAVYPARLLTLAISDVPGDNPDEIGSGPTVADRSTLADARAVLEKWKITPSPEIAKALADPANETLKAGDPKLANSTYEIVAAPRASIEAAAAIARKLGYRVVSLGDDLEGEARDVARAHAEMALEAKRRGEKVAIMSGGELTVTVRGDGSGGPNQEYALGLALALDGATGIAGLAGDTDGIDGGGGNAGDPAGAMVFPDTLKRAEAANLNAAKFLANNDSTGFFRPLGDLILCGPTQTNVNDFRVILIDP, from the coding sequence ATGAATGACGGGTCGAACGGCGGCGTTCGTGAAACTTTGAGCACGCTGTTCGAAGCCGCGCATCGGACAGCTCACCCCTCGGTCTGCCTGCCGGCTCACCTTCCGCCGGTGCCGAAGGGTGGCCGAATTATCGTCATCGGCGCCGGTAAGGGCTCGGCCGCGATGGCCGTCGCCGCGGAAGCGCACTACATCGCAACCGGACATGACAATAAGATCTCCGGCCTCATTTCGACCCGGCACGGCTTTGGCCTCCCGACCGGCATCATCAAGATCCTGGAAGCGGGCCACCCGGTCCCCGATGCGAATTCGATCGTCGGCGCCGAACGCGCCATCGCGCTTGCCAAAAGCGCCGGCCCCAACGATCTCGTGCTCTGCTTGCTGTCGGGCGGCGCATCCGCCATCTGGTCGGCCCCCGTCCAGGGCGTCAGCTTCGAAGCGAAGCAGGCTCTGACCAAACAGCTTCTCAAATCCGGCGCGCCGATCTCGGAGATGAATTGCGTTCGCAAGCATCTGTCCGAAGTCAAAGGCGGCAAGCTCGCAGCCGCCGTTTATCCGGCGCGTCTTCTGACCCTCGCGATTTCCGATGTGCCGGGCGACAATCCCGACGAAATCGGTTCCGGGCCGACGGTCGCCGACCGCTCGACCCTCGCCGATGCGCGCGCCGTCCTCGAAAAATGGAAAATCACGCCGTCGCCCGAAATCGCGAAGGCCCTCGCGGACCCCGCGAATGAAACGTTGAAAGCCGGCGACCCGAAGCTCGCGAATTCGACATACGAGATCGTCGCGGCTCCGAGAGCTTCGATCGAAGCGGCAGCGGCAATCGCCCGCAAACTCGGCTATCGCGTCGTATCGCTCGGCGACGACCTCGAAGGCGAAGCGCGCGACGTTGCACGCGCACATGCTGAAATGGCGCTCGAAGCCAAGCGCAGGGGAGAGAAGGTCGCGATCATGTCGGGCGGCGAGTTGACCGTGACCGTCCGCGGCGACGGCTCGGGCGGCCCGAATCAGGAATACGCCCTAGGCCTCGCTTTGGCGCTCGATGGCGCGACGGGAATTGCAGGTCTTGCCGGCGATACCGACGGCATCGACGGCGGCGGCGGCAACGCCGGCGACCCGGCGGGCGCAATGGTCTTCCCCGATACGCTGAAGCGCGCGGAGGCCGCCAATCTCAATGCCGCCAAGTTCCTGGCGAACAACGACTCGACCGGATTTTTCCGTCCGCTCGGCGACCTTATTCTTTGCGGCCCCACCCAAACGAACGTCAACGATTTCCGGGTTATCCTTATTGACCCGTAA
- a CDS encoding DUF1244 domain-containing protein → MKTFDPQTTIELEAAVFRRLVEHLQSRTDVQNIDMMNLAGFCRNCLSTWMSNAAEAKGLELSKDDAREIVYGMPFKEWKAKYQTDAPAEKRTAFEQNRPRDH, encoded by the coding sequence ATGAAAACATTCGATCCACAGACGACGATCGAGCTCGAGGCAGCGGTATTTCGGCGCCTGGTTGAGCATTTGCAGTCGCGCACGGACGTTCAGAACATCGATATGATGAATTTGGCCGGGTTCTGCAGGAATTGCCTGTCGACCTGGATGTCGAATGCGGCCGAAGCCAAGGGGCTTGAGCTTTCCAAGGACGATGCCCGCGAGATCGTCTACGGCATGCCATTCAAGGAGTGGAAAGCCAAATATCAGACCGATGCGCCCGCCGAGAAGCGGACGGCCTTCGAGCAGAACAGGCCACGGGATCATTAG
- a CDS encoding DUF2312 domain-containing protein — MSTLQASAQNQLRQFVEQIERLEEEKKQLASDIRDKYTEAKSVGFDVKALRQIVRLRKKSNEERQEEESILEVYMHALGMLDTVPDTSVVDKMMAAE, encoded by the coding sequence ATGAGCACGCTTCAAGCCTCGGCGCAAAACCAGCTGCGCCAGTTCGTCGAGCAAATCGAACGCTTGGAAGAGGAAAAGAAGCAGCTCGCGAGCGACATTCGCGACAAGTACACCGAGGCGAAATCTGTCGGCTTCGACGTCAAGGCACTGCGCCAGATCGTGCGGCTTCGCAAAAAGTCGAACGAGGAGCGGCAGGAAGAAGAAAGCATTCTGGAAGTCTACATGCATGCGCTCGGCATGCTCGATACGGTTCCCGACACCTCTGTCGTCGATAAGATGATGGCTGCCGAGTAG
- a CDS encoding LysR substrate-binding domain-containing protein produces MTHVTLKQLRYFDALAREQHFGRAADACAVTQPALSMQIQDLEASLGIALVERTRSGIKLTPKGEEIAIRAQRLLNDVRNLIDYAHHAGGILSGTLRLGVIPSVAPYLLPPLLPLLKAKYPDLELHVRETQTQPLTDELVEGKLDVLLLALPIKNPDIETLSIFEDRFLLALPKTRKLSGRVRATKEMVEHDRLLLLEEGHCLRDQALTYCSLQQVDDVNTFGASSLSTIVEMVSAGFGITLLPEICLGVEGRSREIKIIRFVDPEPSRSIGLAWRRSSPRRDDFLALGKLVGEAGQLSLKRGASAVQV; encoded by the coding sequence ATGACCCATGTTACTCTGAAGCAGCTCCGGTATTTCGATGCTCTCGCGCGCGAGCAGCATTTCGGTCGCGCGGCCGATGCTTGCGCGGTGACCCAGCCGGCGCTCTCCATGCAAATCCAGGATCTCGAGGCGTCTCTCGGGATCGCGCTCGTCGAGCGCACGCGCAGCGGCATCAAGCTGACCCCGAAGGGCGAGGAAATCGCCATTCGCGCGCAGCGGCTGCTCAACGATGTGCGCAATCTCATCGATTATGCCCATCACGCCGGCGGCATTCTCTCCGGCACGCTTCGGCTCGGCGTTATTCCTTCGGTCGCGCCCTATCTGCTGCCGCCGCTGCTGCCACTTCTCAAGGCCAAGTATCCGGACCTCGAGCTCCATGTTCGCGAGACGCAAACGCAGCCTCTGACGGACGAACTTGTCGAGGGGAAGCTCGACGTTCTGCTTCTCGCGCTTCCGATAAAGAATCCCGACATCGAAACACTGTCGATTTTCGAAGACAGGTTTTTGCTGGCTCTGCCGAAGACGCGGAAGCTCTCGGGGCGCGTTCGCGCGACGAAGGAAATGGTCGAGCACGATCGTCTGCTTCTGCTGGAAGAGGGGCATTGCCTGCGCGATCAGGCGCTCACCTATTGCAGTCTGCAACAGGTCGACGACGTCAATACGTTCGGTGCGTCCAGCCTGTCGACCATCGTCGAGATGGTATCGGCAGGATTCGGGATCACGTTGCTTCCTGAAATCTGCCTCGGCGTGGAAGGCCGGAGCCGGGAGATCAAGATCATCCGCTTCGTCGACCCCGAGCCGTCGCGATCCATCGGGCTCGCATGGCGGCGTTCCAGTCCGCGGCGCGACGATTTTCTGGCGCTGGGAAAGCTTGTGGGTGAAGCGGGTCAGCTCTCCTTGAAGCGTGGCGCCTCTGCAGTCCAGGTCTGA